From one Treponema denticola genomic stretch:
- a CDS encoding C69 family dipeptidase, which translates to MNNVKSFSAHTDCTTVLVGKKASIDGSILIARNEDFHLAISPKIFVLEKAVNEANRIYKSKNTGVEIPLPTKAYRYTSVPQAYPNDKENQGVYGEAGINEKNVALSSTESVYGNAKVLAYDPLVKNGIAEDAINDIVLPFINSAKEGVSYLGKLIEKYGSAEGNGILFADLDEIWYMEIPCGHHWVAVRIPDDCYAVAPNQVSIEKIDFKKPDYYMWSKSIKEFVNEHNLNPDRDGFNFRHIFGTSSEKDRVYNTPRAWFAQKYLNPEIEQSPVSNDIPFIQKANRLISVEDIEYILSSHYNETEFDPIGIGNSEFNKTRFRGISLSRTAESHILQLRPKSPKGLEGIQWLALGTTAFVPYIPFFTNVLDTPTAYKRMTRMVSTDNAYWLFKLIGHFVEAHYSAFKHDNNAYLTEMQSYGRARVKEITDAAAKIPAKSLSEFLTEENRKTAEHILKRTKEYLSDLMLESFKYSKLSFTMDKNL; encoded by the coding sequence ATGAATAATGTAAAATCTTTTTCGGCACATACCGACTGTACAACAGTGCTGGTAGGCAAAAAAGCCAGCATCGACGGCTCAATTCTTATTGCAAGAAATGAGGATTTTCACTTGGCGATAAGCCCAAAAATATTTGTTTTAGAAAAGGCGGTAAACGAAGCAAACCGCATTTATAAATCTAAAAACACAGGCGTGGAGATTCCCCTCCCTACAAAGGCATACCGTTACACCTCCGTTCCGCAAGCTTATCCGAACGATAAGGAAAACCAAGGCGTTTACGGCGAAGCGGGAATCAACGAAAAAAACGTAGCCTTGAGCTCTACCGAAAGCGTCTACGGAAACGCTAAGGTGCTTGCATATGACCCGCTGGTAAAAAACGGAATTGCAGAAGATGCAATAAACGACATCGTTCTCCCCTTTATAAACTCTGCAAAGGAGGGTGTAAGCTATTTGGGAAAACTCATCGAAAAATACGGTTCTGCCGAGGGTAACGGTATTTTGTTTGCCGACCTCGATGAGATTTGGTATATGGAAATTCCCTGCGGCCATCATTGGGTTGCCGTAAGAATTCCCGATGACTGCTATGCCGTAGCTCCAAATCAGGTTTCAATCGAAAAAATCGATTTTAAAAAGCCTGATTATTATATGTGGTCAAAGAGTATCAAGGAATTTGTAAATGAGCATAACTTGAATCCTGACAGGGACGGTTTTAACTTTAGACACATTTTTGGAACATCAAGCGAAAAAGACAGAGTTTACAACACTCCCAGAGCTTGGTTTGCTCAAAAATATCTCAATCCCGAAATAGAGCAATCTCCGGTATCCAACGATATTCCTTTTATTCAAAAAGCAAACCGACTTATCTCGGTTGAAGATATCGAATACATACTAAGCTCTCACTATAATGAAACGGAATTTGATCCTATCGGCATAGGCAATAGTGAGTTTAATAAAACACGCTTTAGAGGTATTTCGCTTTCACGTACGGCCGAATCCCATATTTTACAATTAAGACCCAAATCTCCAAAAGGGCTTGAAGGAATACAGTGGCTGGCACTCGGAACAACAGCATTTGTTCCGTATATTCCGTTTTTTACAAATGTTTTGGATACTCCGACGGCCTATAAAAGAATGACCCGTATGGTTTCTACCGATAATGCTTACTGGTTATTTAAGCTAATCGGCCATTTTGTTGAAGCTCATTACTCCGCATTTAAGCATGATAACAATGCCTATCTTACCGAAATGCAAAGTTACGGAAGAGCCAGAGTAAAAGAAATTACTGACGCAGCAGCTAAAATACCTGCAAAATCTTTAAGCGAATTTTTAACTGAAGAAAACCGCAAAACGGCAGAGCATATATTAAAAAGAACAAAAGAATATCTTTCCGATTTGATGTTGGAATCGTTTAAGTATTCAAAACTTTCATTTACAATGGATAAAAACCTTTAA
- a CDS encoding diguanylate cyclase — protein MKILNNRYRIIKELPLELKNNTGFIVKNLTSDKGGVFELRLIYASNMDEDFMQFIKEKFILIKQLKETVHIKNYDFTRLISIDDKTVNGDIYLYTIEYIEKKEPMLDFLLDAKTEEIFELFVAILKELNYLITYGIVYNNFDLSNIYVVRNNGRVFLKAKDIVTEKNQYSHQISFLTDSEIRTFTYNYDILKTIILSLLLKKNITKNHERYFQELQQIKKHQLDNENEKQLYSYFLNIYNEINARKAKKEAYPFYEIISDINCNINTNYSVSTPISIEKNYQFSIDREKERKEIFSIFKQIKPSKLENRNILITGAFGVGKTVFLYELYFLLLLEKNDVYYIPSLGDMDDIKFILHLMKSLFLKNALIQKNYEKELNSILDVLKSEIEANEDITKISVLKYKLINLITKLIIENASSQPIVFIIDDIHLISEFITKTILYITIENSDKRNIVLIQSLNESLVNNNHHAKKLIKTLSNQASIKKVNLQNLSEIETESLIRNTINIKNVPEILLKKIYLNTSGNPLLTNEALKELTISGELKKDTQTELCKLSANLSSPSTPIPISANIQQAVKKQIKNLNKHELLFLKGLCIFKFSFKIQILPEILNITDTAVKKYIPKFLDQNIIKKTTKPYTDEYGIVNKILQKTLYDELDYQYRMEIHKKIIQKMKGLKKFDIYEFLWHAENAKLFEEAVNYCIQYKDKIKKQCTHIAYIDIFEKIYTFIPNDDNNKKLNILLILAESYLENDNLIECKRKIKSAEKLITKSNANKIFVAKVHIIKTIQEIQFRSSPEKIAKSLALAEKSTAEANNTYIQLFFDKARIVFLQYKKKHAEAIDEAKKTILKCGNLKEFKLIKTKVLLDLANNQFYLGQYKEAEKAYLETLKTAKEIGDINIEDILFNNLAIIQEQRYRNFDAAITYYTKILKNNSISGNSLSQTIALLNLGITYSHFYDYETAYGICNQAIKKIIQNSYNDKIFFAYSFMHYIYLSMCMYDKTSEIEIQIEKTLKNKNILKNSYEINIFNQTKAMFYYAIGSFETANKIQDKNTNNKDENKSVESVFSSLCINLNKIAQGKINSTKQLEDNLNKIISNPELLNNIYLVFYELIYYLRKIIIFRYDIDFRKIINMVLGIKCHSDYPLIKAPLLFLEAYMDPENAEKKLIEAASLIENKYILDLSIDINIKLGLIYLNNNINMAMINFAEAQKLIDIFIKKIPLKFRKSYFNAHHYGLPPLIICDYINKDMKPDYKKFIDALSYEQTKRLLSKNNIEKLKNNSAFILNIIAQTKQSSIFKNKSIDNIIEKFTDDFLQNIKILLNFTTLNLLANSADVFITTNDGKIKSLFNFGKNKAIEKIAQLIESSTYKMANIKTDDEISSHLVIPINYHCNKQTENTVTGYLVFVSNKEINNFGNFGVSFCLSIENIFAFLIESYKAQQEAATDKLTSALTKKYTEDALSDLLTASKVKNSSFALLMYDLDKFKKINDTFGHQTGDTVLRAVANTVLNILKKGQILGRVGGEEFIVLLPNTEKEQALVITEKIRKQVEALHFDNPAIGITISIGIALFPKHGSTEKDLLLKVDQALYAAKNRGRNQTVLWKEGLAPGKKKADKLAGILTGNTLNDTKNILSFIDTVSLIRHSIPKTKKLEICLEKIIDAAGADSGIFVYPTKEKTSKNVFKYKTTPKPEFPVNKNLIAEVISEKKELCKIDWENISGKSNITGIPNWNSVILLPIILKGKIKAVIYLVVEIRKKEFGIEDLNLVNLLADLIAPFF, from the coding sequence ATGAAAATATTAAATAACAGATATAGAATTATTAAAGAACTCCCGTTAGAATTAAAAAACAACACCGGTTTTATTGTTAAAAATTTAACTTCCGATAAAGGCGGAGTGTTTGAGCTAAGACTAATATATGCTTCAAATATGGATGAAGATTTTATGCAATTTATCAAAGAAAAATTTATCCTGATAAAGCAGTTAAAAGAAACAGTTCATATAAAAAATTATGATTTTACACGTTTAATAAGCATAGATGATAAAACAGTAAATGGAGACATATACTTATATACAATTGAATATATAGAAAAAAAAGAACCTATGTTGGACTTCTTGCTTGATGCTAAAACAGAAGAAATTTTTGAACTATTTGTTGCAATATTGAAGGAGTTAAACTATTTAATAACATACGGAATAGTATATAATAATTTTGATCTAAGTAATATTTATGTGGTAAGAAACAACGGCCGAGTTTTTTTAAAAGCAAAAGATATTGTTACAGAAAAAAATCAATATTCACATCAAATAAGTTTTTTAACGGATTCGGAAATTCGTACATTTACCTATAATTATGATATTTTAAAAACAATTATTCTATCTTTGCTTTTAAAAAAAAATATAACAAAGAATCATGAAAGATATTTTCAGGAACTGCAACAGATAAAAAAACATCAATTAGACAATGAAAATGAAAAACAGCTTTATTCATATTTTCTTAATATATATAACGAAATTAATGCACGAAAAGCAAAAAAAGAAGCTTATCCATTTTATGAAATAATATCGGACATTAATTGCAATATCAATACAAATTATAGTGTTTCGACTCCGATAAGTATTGAAAAAAATTATCAGTTTTCTATCGATCGTGAAAAGGAAAGAAAAGAAATATTTTCCATATTTAAACAAATAAAGCCGTCTAAGCTAGAAAACAGAAATATATTGATAACAGGCGCATTCGGTGTAGGTAAAACAGTTTTCTTATATGAGTTATATTTTTTGCTATTGCTTGAAAAAAACGATGTTTATTATATTCCAAGTCTTGGTGATATGGATGATATCAAATTTATTCTTCATCTCATGAAAAGCTTATTTTTAAAGAATGCATTAATTCAAAAAAATTATGAAAAAGAATTAAATTCAATTCTTGATGTTTTAAAATCTGAAATAGAGGCCAACGAAGATATAACAAAAATAAGCGTACTTAAATACAAACTTATAAACCTAATAACAAAATTAATAATAGAAAACGCATCATCGCAACCGATAGTTTTTATTATTGATGATATACACTTGATAAGCGAATTTATAACAAAAACGATATTATACATAACAATAGAAAATTCAGATAAAAGAAACATAGTACTGATACAATCTCTAAATGAAAGTTTAGTTAATAATAATCATCACGCAAAAAAACTTATTAAAACATTATCGAATCAAGCATCTATAAAAAAAGTAAATCTTCAAAACCTATCTGAAATAGAAACTGAAAGTTTAATACGAAACACGATAAATATAAAAAACGTCCCTGAAATATTATTAAAAAAAATATATTTAAATACATCAGGTAATCCCCTGCTTACTAATGAAGCTTTAAAAGAGCTTACGATATCCGGTGAATTAAAAAAGGATACGCAAACCGAACTATGTAAGCTCTCTGCAAATTTATCTAGTCCTTCCACCCCTATACCTATATCTGCAAACATACAGCAAGCCGTAAAAAAACAAATAAAGAACCTTAATAAACATGAATTACTTTTTTTAAAAGGCTTATGTATCTTCAAATTCAGTTTTAAAATACAAATTTTACCGGAAATTTTAAATATAACAGACACAGCCGTTAAAAAATATATACCGAAGTTTTTAGATCAAAACATCATAAAAAAAACCACAAAGCCGTATACAGATGAATATGGAATTGTCAATAAAATTTTACAAAAAACTTTATATGATGAACTCGATTATCAATATCGAATGGAAATACATAAAAAAATAATACAAAAAATGAAGGGACTAAAAAAATTCGATATTTATGAATTTCTATGGCATGCAGAAAATGCAAAACTATTTGAAGAGGCGGTAAATTATTGTATACAATATAAAGATAAAATAAAGAAACAATGTACTCACATAGCCTATATAGATATTTTTGAAAAAATATATACATTTATCCCAAACGATGACAACAATAAAAAACTGAATATACTCCTTATCCTTGCCGAATCATATCTGGAAAATGATAATTTAATAGAATGTAAAAGAAAAATAAAATCAGCCGAAAAATTAATAACAAAATCGAATGCGAATAAAATATTTGTAGCCAAAGTCCACATAATAAAAACGATTCAAGAAATTCAATTCAGATCTAGTCCCGAAAAAATTGCCAAATCGTTAGCCCTAGCTGAAAAGTCTACCGCTGAAGCAAATAATACTTATATACAATTATTTTTTGATAAGGCACGGATAGTATTTTTACAGTACAAAAAAAAACATGCCGAAGCCATAGATGAAGCGAAAAAAACTATATTAAAATGCGGTAATTTAAAAGAATTTAAATTAATAAAAACAAAAGTACTATTGGATCTGGCAAATAATCAGTTTTATTTGGGCCAATATAAAGAGGCAGAAAAAGCTTATTTGGAAACTCTTAAAACTGCAAAAGAAATAGGTGATATCAATATTGAAGACATACTCTTTAATAACTTAGCTATCATCCAAGAACAAAGATATAGAAACTTTGATGCAGCAATAACATATTATACAAAAATTTTAAAAAATAATAGTATATCGGGGAATTCACTTTCACAAACAATAGCTCTACTTAATCTAGGTATTACCTATTCACATTTTTATGATTATGAAACAGCCTATGGGATTTGTAATCAGGCAATAAAAAAAATAATACAAAATTCTTATAACGATAAAATATTTTTTGCTTATAGCTTTATGCATTATATCTACTTGTCCATGTGCATGTACGATAAAACATCAGAAATTGAAATTCAAATAGAAAAAACACTAAAAAATAAAAATATATTAAAAAATTCTTACGAAATAAATATTTTTAATCAAACAAAAGCTATGTTTTATTATGCAATAGGAAGTTTCGAAACTGCAAATAAAATTCAAGATAAAAATACAAACAATAAAGATGAAAACAAAAGCGTTGAATCCGTTTTCTCATCATTATGTATTAACCTGAATAAAATTGCACAAGGTAAAATAAATTCAACAAAACAACTGGAAGATAACCTCAACAAAATAATTTCCAATCCGGAATTATTGAATAATATATATCTCGTGTTTTACGAGCTGATTTATTATTTAAGAAAAATTATCATCTTCCGATATGACATTGATTTTAGAAAAATAATCAACATGGTACTCGGGATAAAGTGTCACAGTGATTATCCATTAATAAAAGCACCTCTATTATTTTTAGAAGCATATATGGACCCTGAAAATGCGGAAAAAAAACTTATAGAAGCAGCATCTTTAATTGAAAACAAATATATCTTGGATCTAAGTATAGATATAAACATAAAACTCGGATTAATCTATCTTAATAATAATATTAACATGGCAATGATTAACTTTGCTGAAGCCCAAAAACTAATAGATATTTTTATAAAGAAGATACCTCTAAAATTCAGAAAAAGTTATTTTAATGCCCACCATTATGGATTACCTCCATTAATCATATGTGACTATATCAATAAAGATATGAAGCCCGATTATAAGAAATTTATTGATGCATTATCATATGAACAAACAAAACGGCTTTTATCAAAAAATAACATTGAAAAACTAAAAAACAATTCGGCATTTATCTTAAATATTATAGCACAAACAAAACAATCCAGCATATTTAAAAATAAATCGATTGATAATATAATAGAAAAATTTACAGATGATTTTCTACAAAACATAAAAATTCTTTTAAATTTTACAACTTTAAATCTTCTTGCAAATTCAGCTGATGTATTTATAACTACAAATGACGGTAAAATAAAATCTTTATTTAATTTTGGTAAAAATAAAGCCATAGAAAAAATTGCACAATTGATAGAATCATCTACATACAAAATGGCAAATATCAAAACCGATGACGAAATTTCATCACACCTTGTTATTCCAATAAATTATCATTGTAATAAACAAACAGAAAATACCGTAACAGGCTATTTGGTTTTTGTATCAAATAAAGAAATAAATAACTTCGGTAATTTTGGAGTCAGTTTTTGCCTTAGCATCGAGAATATATTTGCATTTTTGATAGAAAGTTATAAAGCTCAACAAGAAGCTGCTACAGATAAACTAACATCGGCATTAACCAAAAAATACACTGAAGATGCATTAAGCGATCTTTTAACAGCTTCCAAAGTAAAGAATAGCAGTTTTGCTTTACTAATGTATGATCTGGATAAATTTAAAAAAATAAATGATACTTTCGGACACCAAACAGGCGATACGGTCTTAAGAGCTGTAGCGAATACCGTATTGAACATATTAAAAAAGGGACAGATATTAGGACGAGTAGGCGGAGAGGAATTTATTGTCCTACTTCCCAATACCGAAAAAGAACAAGCATTGGTAATCACAGAAAAAATCAGAAAACAAGTAGAAGCTTTACATTTTGATAATCCGGCTATTGGGATAACCATCAGTATAGGTATAGCTCTCTTCCCAAAACACGGCAGTACGGAAAAAGACCTATTGTTAAAAGTAGACCAAGCCCTATATGCTGCAAAAAACAGAGGCAGAAACCAAACTGTTTTATGGAAAGAAGGCCTTGCACCCGGTAAAAAAAAGGCCGACAAGCTGGCCGGAATATTAACCGGGAACACTCTAAACGACACAAAAAACATTCTAAGTTTTATAGATACCGTTTCTCTAATACGGCATTCTATACCAAAAACAAAAAAGCTTGAAATTTGCCTTGAAAAGATAATCGATGCTGCCGGTGCGGACTCAGGAATTTTTGTCTACCCTACTAAGGAAAAAACATCCAAAAATGTATTTAAATATAAGACTACTCCAAAACCGGAATTTCCCGTAAATAAAAATCTCATAGCGGAAGTCATATCCGAAAAAAAAGAACTGTGCAAAATCGACTGGGAAAATATTTCGGGAAAAAGCAACATAACAGGAATTCCCAACTGGAATTCTGTCATTCTTCTCCCTATTATCCTAAAAGGAAAGATAAAAGCCGTAATTTATCTTGTAGTGGAAATCAGAAAAAAAGAATTTGGAATTGAAGATCTTAACTTGGTAAACCTACTCGCAGATCTAATCGCTCCATTTTTTTAA
- a CDS encoding methyl-accepting chemotaxis protein, with protein sequence MKFKMCKILPQCRSKTLRDLKNKEKKPIKFFAALCFFLSIGLSGFSEEIKRGILDLRNADFRSSPVLTLSGETGFYNNKLVFSKEDIEKAEVFIQCPMDWNKAILSDGTKLSNLGSGTYTFKILLPQKAPKLTLKTTSPVSAWAFFVDGEEVMRAGNPASSKENSKAGTEDIIYEIPQGRTEIYIAIQVSNFAHSRGGIYHPISIGTKEAMQKLILDKRFVDIFVFGFCIAIIFYHLALFIFHPKNKSLLFFIFFTLVVVLRNLVMGYVFKYIFPSASWELITKLDYFTFASVGFFIFAYFRSLYKEDVNGIIYKIISIEALAYVLFILVTPAYIYGKLITYHQIVILAEVCYAFYFVIRLLIKKRVGSVPIFVGVIFLIISSINDVLYSMMLSNVGNLLPFGFSGFLFAQAFCLAWRNYLETKKAEEVSSMLIASDKQKGLLFDEIKNTSGELKQHEITLAQNMDIAEDAMKKLSGYAESVRQEITVQDGELRGTQTATDSLNLFLENISQGIENQSMAVENTVLQIKELNNLTNDLSDKFKTINEGFALLSDASKTGKDNLAKVTAIIGNIYQSSEVLLEANQLITALAEQTNLLAMNAAIEAAHAGDAGKGFAVVADEIRKLAEGSATEADSTGKILSRINNTIRQSAEASSVLQKSFDDINQKVFDFQNILANISGFISDVSSQTEKMDSIMNTLLEEFTNVQKERDNISLTRSDISNSFKNLLNATEQVNSEISEMLNSIKTLDQAINNTREVESQTGSSISKLNILITENKSK encoded by the coding sequence ATGAAGTTCAAAATGTGCAAAATCCTGCCTCAATGCAGGAGCAAAACTCTTAGAGATTTAAAAAATAAAGAAAAAAAGCCGATAAAATTTTTTGCGGCTCTATGCTTTTTTTTATCGATAGGCTTATCGGGTTTTTCTGAAGAAATAAAACGAGGTATTTTAGACTTACGAAATGCCGATTTTAGATCTTCACCGGTTTTAACATTAAGCGGTGAGACCGGCTTTTATAATAATAAGCTTGTTTTTTCAAAAGAGGATATCGAAAAAGCCGAGGTATTTATTCAATGTCCTATGGATTGGAACAAAGCTATTCTTTCAGACGGAACAAAGCTTTCAAATTTGGGAAGCGGAACCTATACATTTAAAATTTTATTGCCGCAAAAGGCTCCTAAGCTTACCTTAAAAACTACGTCTCCCGTTTCGGCCTGGGCATTTTTTGTTGACGGAGAGGAAGTTATGAGGGCCGGTAATCCTGCTTCTTCAAAAGAAAATTCAAAAGCCGGCACGGAAGATATTATCTATGAGATTCCTCAGGGCCGTACCGAAATTTATATCGCAATTCAAGTTTCAAACTTCGCCCATTCACGCGGAGGAATTTATCATCCGATTAGTATAGGCACTAAAGAAGCTATGCAGAAATTGATTTTAGACAAACGCTTTGTGGACATCTTTGTTTTCGGTTTCTGTATTGCAATAATCTTTTATCACTTGGCTCTTTTTATTTTTCATCCTAAAAATAAAAGTCTTTTATTTTTTATATTTTTTACTTTAGTTGTTGTCCTTAGAAATCTTGTGATGGGATATGTGTTCAAGTATATCTTTCCTTCAGCCTCGTGGGAACTCATCACAAAGTTGGACTATTTTACCTTTGCATCTGTAGGATTTTTTATATTCGCATATTTTAGATCTCTTTATAAAGAGGATGTAAACGGTATTATCTATAAAATCATATCGATAGAAGCTCTTGCCTATGTTCTGTTTATCTTAGTTACGCCTGCATACATTTATGGAAAATTGATTACATATCACCAAATAGTTATTCTTGCAGAGGTTTGTTATGCTTTTTATTTTGTGATAAGGCTTTTAATCAAGAAGAGGGTAGGAAGTGTTCCGATTTTTGTAGGTGTTATATTTTTAATCATTTCATCGATAAATGATGTTCTTTACAGTATGATGCTCTCTAATGTAGGAAACCTTTTACCTTTTGGATTTTCAGGATTTTTGTTCGCCCAAGCTTTTTGTCTTGCTTGGAGAAATTATCTTGAAACTAAAAAAGCTGAAGAAGTCAGCTCTATGCTTATTGCTTCGGATAAGCAAAAAGGTTTGTTATTTGATGAGATAAAGAATACAAGCGGAGAACTAAAACAGCATGAAATTACCTTAGCGCAAAATATGGACATAGCCGAAGATGCAATGAAAAAACTTTCCGGATATGCCGAGTCTGTAAGACAAGAAATTACAGTACAAGATGGAGAATTAAGAGGAACTCAAACCGCTACAGACAGTCTTAATTTATTTTTGGAGAATATTTCGCAAGGAATTGAAAATCAATCGATGGCTGTAGAAAATACGGTTTTACAAATAAAAGAGCTTAATAATTTAACGAATGACTTATCCGATAAATTTAAGACGATAAATGAAGGTTTTGCTTTGCTTTCAGATGCCAGCAAAACAGGCAAGGATAATTTGGCAAAAGTTACTGCAATTATAGGGAACATCTACCAAAGCTCCGAGGTTCTTCTTGAAGCTAACCAGCTCATTACCGCCTTGGCAGAACAAACCAACCTTTTAGCAATGAATGCCGCTATAGAAGCGGCTCATGCAGGCGATGCGGGTAAGGGCTTTGCGGTTGTTGCCGATGAGATAAGAAAACTTGCAGAAGGCTCCGCAACGGAGGCGGATTCTACCGGCAAGATATTAAGCCGAATAAATAATACAATCCGGCAGTCGGCAGAGGCTTCAAGTGTACTTCAAAAAAGTTTTGACGATATAAATCAAAAAGTTTTTGATTTTCAAAATATTCTGGCTAATATTTCAGGTTTTATTTCAGATGTAAGCTCTCAAACGGAAAAGATGGATTCGATTATGAACACTCTTTTAGAAGAGTTTACCAATGTACAAAAAGAAAGGGATAATATCAGCCTAACGCGTTCGGATATTTCAAACAGCTTTAAGAACCTTTTAAATGCAACGGAGCAAGTTAATTCTGAAATTTCAGAGATGCTTAACAGTATTAAAACCTTGGATCAGGCTATAAACAATACCAGAGAAGTTGAGTCTCAAACAGGTTCTTCAATATCCAAGTTAAATATTCTAATTACCGAAAATAAGTCAAAATAA